The genomic DNA AGGTTCAGCGGGAGGCGGCGACGAGCGCGTCGAACAGGCGGGGGTCGTCGCCGACCTCGGGGTGCCACAGGACGCCGAGGGCGAACCGGCGAGTCGGGTCCTCGACCACCTCGGCGGAGCCGTCGTCGGCCCAGCCGGTCACGGTGAGCGAGCCGGGGTCGGCCAGCCCCTGGTGGTGGTAGGAGCGCACCGACACCTCCTCGCCGAGGATGCC from Actinomycetes bacterium includes the following:
- a CDS encoding gamma-glutamyl-gamma-aminobutyrate hydrolase family protein (Members of this family of hydrolases with an active site Cys residue belong to MEROPS family C26.); the encoded protein is AAELTLLARALAADLPVLGVCRGMQLMAVHAGGALHQHLPEVVGHERHRPGPGVYGEHPVRLAAGSGAAGILGEEVSVRSYHHQGLADPGSLTVTGWADDGSAEVVEDPTRRFALGVLWHPEVGDDPRLFDALVAASR